In the genome of Chryseobacterium sp. 52, the window GTGCGATCTGTGGTCTGGACTGCGTAGGAACATCTACTGTTTACGGTTGTGGGGCATGGTTTTCTCCCGCCTATATCATAAAATCTACAGACAGCGGAAATACATGGGAGTATATTGATATGTCTGCTTATGCCAATGCTTTGGTGGAAATTACTTTTATCAATGAAAATGTAGGTTTTGCTTCCGGAAGCGATGATAATGGTGCTATAATCCTTAAAACTCTCGACGGGGGAGTGAGCTGGACTAAGGTCTATAATAGCAATATCCCAAATGAGTATGTGTGGAAAATGCAGCTTTTAGATAATAATAAAATATTTTGCTCTATTGAATCTGAAGCACCGAATACAGGGAAGCTTCTGAAGTCGATGAACGGTGGTTTTACCTGGGAGACAAAAGATTTTCCTGATGCTTATGTACAGGCCGTAGGCTTCATTTCTGAGACGCATGGTTGGATGGGCGGACACAGTACAGGATTTTATGAAACTTTCGATGGAGGAGACACCTGGACGAATACCGGAGTGGGCGGTTCTTTGAACAGGATATTTTTTGTAAACAATAATATTGCTTTTGCTGCAGGAACAAATCTTTATAAAATGAGAGCCGGAAGCTTGGGAACTCAGGAAATTTCTGATAAAAACCAGGAAAGAAAGCTCCAGGTAGAAGTGGTTCCTAATCCGGTCAATGATCGACTCAATCTTAATGTTTATTTTTTACATTCTGATCATATCATTGTTGGTTTGTATGAGGCTTCCGGAAAATTCATTAAAAATATTTTGAAAGATGATATCGCTGCTAAGGGACTGAAAAAATATTCTTTGGATTTCAATTATCCGAAAGGAAATTATCTTCTTGATATCCATTCAAATCTCGGAAGACAGTCTATTAAAATAATTAAGTAAAAAACAAATGCGCAGAGATTTCTGCGCATTTGTTTTTATAGTATTTGAATAGGTTTAACCGATTCTTTCATTTTTAATCTCCTCCACAATTTCAGGGTTCAATAGGGTAGAGATATCTCCGAAATTGCTGAAATCTCCTTCTGCAATTTTTCTTAAGATCCTACGCATAATCTTTCCTGAACGCGTTTTCGGAAGCCCGGAAACAAACTGTATCTTATCCAGCTTCGCAATCGGGCCTATCTGGTCTGAAATAAGCTGATTGATCTCCTTTTTAAGGTTTTCCTTGTCACGGCCTTCTCCGGATTCTTTTAAGATCACAAAGCCATATAAAGCATTTCCTTTAATGTCATGAGGATATCCTACGATAGCAGATTCCGCTACAGCAGGGTGTTCATTGATGCTGTCCTCAATTGGAGCTGTTCCTAAATTGTGCCCGGAAACAATAATTACATCATCTACACGGCCTGTAATTCGATAATATCCTACTTCATCTCTCAGTGCGCCATCGCCTGTGAAATATTTCCCTGGAAAAGCGGTAAAATAGGTTTCTTTATATCGCTGATGGTCACCCCAGATTGTTCTTGCAATTCCCGGCCATGGAAAACGGATGCAAAGATTTCCGGTTACCTGATTTCCTGTAATTTCATTGCGTTTGTCATCCATCAGTACAGGCTGAATTCCCGGTAACGGAAGAGTGGCATAAGTAGGTTTGGTTGGGGTAACGAATGGGAGAGGAGATATCATAATTCCCCCTGTTTCCGTCTGCCACCAGGTATCTACAATCGGGCATTTTTTCTTGCCGACATGGTCATTGAACCAGTGCCATGCTTCTTCATTGATTGGTTCTCCTACAGATCCGATTACTTTTAATGTACTTAAATCGTGTTTGTCTACCCATTCTGTATTTTCCTTTGCTAAAGAACGGATTGCGGTAGGTGCCGTGTAAAACTGGGTGATTTTATGTTTTTCAATCACTTCCCAGAAACGGTCCGGTTCAGGATAGGTTGGGACTCCTTCGAAGATCACGGTGGTAGCTCCGTTGAGCAGCGGTCCGTATAAAATATAAGAGTGCCCTGTGATCCACCCGATATCTGCTGTACACCAGTAAATATCATTTTCTTTATAATTAAATACATTTTTAAACGTATACGCTGTGTATACCATATAGCCGGCGCAGGTGTGAAGCATTCCTTTCGGTTTGCCTGTAGAACCTGATGTATACAGGATAAAAAGAGGGTCTTCGGCATCCATGATCACGGTAACGAAATCTGCAGATGCTTTTTCATACAGTTCAGCCAGCCAATAGTCCCGGCCTTCTTTCATTTTGATCTCATTGTGCGTTCTTTTTACAACCAGAACGGATTCTACGGTTGGTGTTTTTTCCAGCGCTTCATCTACAATGCTTTTTAAATCCAATACTTTACTTCCTCTGTAGCTTCCGTCTGATGTGATGACCATTTTTGCACCGCAGTCATTGACTCTTGAAGATACCGCAGAAGCGGAAAACCCTGCAAAGATTACAGAATGTACTGCACCTAATTTGGCACAGGCTAACATCGTCACTGCCAGTTCAGGGATCATCGGAAGGTAGATGCAGACTCTGTCTCCTTTTTCAATTCCCATTTCGCGTAAAACATTGGCTGTTTTATTGACGCGGTTGTACAATTCATTATATGAAATATGCTGCGCTTGCTCTTTAGGGTCGTTAGGTTCCCAGATAATCGCTGTTTTATCGCCTCTTACGGCAAGATGTCTGTCAATACAGTTCTTGGTAATATTTAATTTTGCATTTTTGAACCATGTGATCTTGGCTTCGTTCATGTCATACTTAACAACCTTGCTCCATCTTTGGTACCACACAAAATTTTGATCGGCTAACTGATCCCAGAATTTTTTAGGATTTTTGATCGATTTTTTGTACTCTTCAAAATAATGTGGCAGATCTTCTATTAAGTAATTTCTCATATCCCTTCGTTTTTTGAAATTTGAATTTTATTAATATTAAATATATGTTTAATTTGTGGCTTAAGCCCTGTATTCATTGATTTTTTCCTGAATTTCTTCAATGATTTTTTCGTCATCTATCGTGGACGGAATCTGAAAATCTTTTCCATCCAGCAGCGTTCTGATCAGTTTTCTTAAAATCTTTCCTGATCTGGTTTTGGGTAAGCGTTTGACAACCATTGCATTCTTTAAAAAAGCCACGGCGCCAATTTTCTCCCGGACCATTCTGATGATGTCTTTTTCTATTTCTTCTTCTGTTGTAAGTGAACCGTTTTTTAAAACAACCGTTGCGAAAGGAATCTGTCCTTTAAGTTCATCATCAATCCCTACAACAGCACATTCTGCAACATCAGGATGAGAGGAGACGATTTCCTCCATTTCTGACGTTGAAAGCCTGTGACCCGCCACATTGATGACATCATCAACTCTTCCTGTGATGAAAATATAGCCATCCTCATCTTTAATTGCTCCGTCTCCGGAGAAGTAATATCCGTTGTACTGGGTAAGATAACTGCTTTTAAAACGCTCATAATCATTCCAGATTCCTAAAAGAGCACCCGGAGGAAGAGGAAGTTTTATAACGAGAAAACCTTCGTGGTGCGGATCGAGCTCAAATCCGTTTTCGTCAAAGATTTTAATATCATATCCCGGAATCGGTTTTCCGGCAGAAGCTCTTTTGATGGTATAATCATCATCCAAAGTCATTAAGCCTAACATGGGCCATCCGGATTCTGTCTGCCACCAATGGTCGATAGCGGGAACTCCGATATGTTCTGCAAACCAGTCTAAAGTAGCAACATCACACCTTTCTCCGGCTAAAAACTGTTTTTTAAAATGGGTCAGATCATATTTTTTCACCAGTTCTCCATTTGGATCTTCCTTTTTGATGGCCCTGATCGCTGTAGGTGCTGTAAACATGGCGGAAACTTTATATTCTGAAATAATTCTCCAAAAAGTTCCTGCATCAGGAGTCATGATCGGTTTTCCTTCAAAAATAATAGTTGTATTTCGGTTGATAAGCGGTCCGTAAATGCTGTAACTGTGTCCTACTGCCCAACCGAAGTCTGATGCTGCCCAATAGGTTTCTCCGGGTTCAATACCGTAGATATATTTCATGGAAAATTTAAGGGCTGTTGCATAACCTCCGGTATCCCGTGCAATTCCTTTTGGTTTTCCTGTTGTTCCAGATGTGTAAAGTAAATAGAGCGGATGTGTGGATTCCACTGAGATACAGTCTGCTGGATCGGAATTTTGAACCAGTTCTTCATAATCAATCAGTCCGTCGAACATTTCATGCTGATTATTTACCAGTTTTCTGTTGTACACAATAATGTTGTCAACTTTATCCTGTGCGAGTTCAATAGCTTTTTCAACAAGTGGTAAATATGGGATTCTTTTCGCTATTTCTATACCTGCTGTAGCGGTAATCAAAGCTTTAGGTTTGCAGTCGTCAATTCTTACGACTAATTCATGGGGGGCAAAGCCTCCGAAAACGACATTGTGAATCACCCCTATCCTTGCACAAGCCAGCATAGCAAAAAGCGTCTGCGGAATCATGGGCATATAGATGACGGCTGTATCTCCTTTTTGTAAGCCCAGTGAAATAAGTCCGCCTGCGAATTTTGAAATCTCTTCTTTAGCCTGATTAAAAGTATATGTCTTTTTCTGGTTGGTAACAGGGGAATCGTAAATAATGGCAGTCTGCTCTCCAAAGCCCTCTTCAATGTGTTTGTCAATACACAGGTAGCACATATTAAGCTTTCCGTCAGAAAACCACTGCGGATAATTATTAGAATCATGGGAAAGAATTTGTTCGGGAAACTCAAACCATTGTATTTCTTTGGCCTGTTCTTTCCAGAAGCCTTCTTTGTCTTCTATGCTTTGTTTAAACAGAATATCTGCATCCATATTAATTTTTGTGTTTCATGTTTTTTATCATTGCAAGCAAAGCCAAGCAATCTTATTTGCAATAAAAGTGTATACGTTTTTATCTAATATCTCGTCGTGCATCTCAAGTCTGAAATCTGATGTCTGACAGATGAAGCCTTGTCCCTCTTGGTCTACTCAAACATTTCCTCAATCTGCTGGATCAGTTTTTTAATGGAATAAGGTTTGGTAACATAGGCATCAGCTCCCATTTTCAGGCCTTTTTCAATGTCTTTGGGATTGTTTTTTGCGCTCAGAAAAATGACTTTTGTATCTTTGAGTCTTTCCTCTTTTTTGATGGCTTCCAAAGTGCTGTATCCATCCAGGTTCGGCATCATGATATCGAGCAGGATTACATCGGGAACCATTGTTTTTACAAAATCCAGAACTTCTGTTCCGTCTCTCGCAATGTAGACGTCGTAGCCGTTTTTCTTGAAGCTGTATTCCAGCGACATTAATATTTTGTGTTCGTCATCGGCAATAATTATCTTTCTCATAGAAGGTTATTGGTTTTGTTCAACTTCATTTCTAATCTCTTTTAGTATGTTGTAAGGAATGCTTATGGTGAAAGTTACACCCAATCCACTGTTTTCGGCTTTTATAGCTCCTGCGTGCGCCTGTACAATTTTCTTGGAAATAGCCAGCCCGAGTCCGCTTCCTGTAGGTTTTAAAATATTTTGATTTTTTGACTGGTAAAATTTATCAAAAATCATTTCCAGATCTTCTTCAGGAATGTGTCTTCCGGTATTGAAAATAGTAATAATCAGGTGATCTTCTTTTTCAGAGAGTTTGGTCTGGATAGTTCCCTGCTCGTCAGTAAATTTCAAAGCGTTTCCTAGAATATTCTGGAAAAGCTGGATCATTCTTGCTTCGTCATATTCAAATACAGTTTGGTTCAGAAGATTTACTTCACTGATATGGATCGCTTTCTGCTGAATCAGATGGAGTAGCGGGTTTAAAGCTTTTTTATAGGTTTCAAGAATGTTGTTTTCGTTGATATTTAATGCAATTTCGCCGTGTTCCAGTTTGTCAAGATAGAGAATATCATTGATGATCTCACTCAATCTGTCAGATTCTGTAATAATATTGTTTAAAAATTCCTGTTTGATGTCTAAAGGAATATCATCGTCATCCGCTAAAATTTCTCCTGCCGAACGGATGGCGGTAATCGGAGTCCTTAATTCATGGGCAACAGAATCCAGGAAATCGTCTTTCTGACGGTCTTTAACAATTAAATTTTGATTGGCAGTTCTTAAATCATCGGAGAGCTTCTGCAATTCTTCAGACTGCTCTGTCAGTTTTTTATTGA includes:
- a CDS encoding YCF48-related protein; the protein is MRKIILAFIIVSSSLFHAQYSWSAFSYPPSNGNGRYDDIFFLNENLGWAARGGSGAVFKTTDGGASWTQQVVNGSANQYYRNIEFLNENIGFLGTLNNSFYKTVDGGNSWQKVNNITPYPGAICGLDCVGTSTVYGCGAWFSPAYIIKSTDSGNTWEYIDMSAYANALVEITFINENVGFASGSDDNGAIILKTLDGGVSWTKVYNSNIPNEYVWKMQLLDNNKIFCSIESEAPNTGKLLKSMNGGFTWETKDFPDAYVQAVGFISETHGWMGGHSTGFYETFDGGDTWTNTGVGGSLNRIFFVNNNIAFAAGTNLYKMRAGSLGTQEISDKNQERKLQVEVVPNPVNDRLNLNVYFLHSDHIIVGLYEASGKFIKNILKDDIAAKGLKKYSLDFNYPKGNYLLDIHSNLGRQSIKIIK
- a CDS encoding AMP-binding protein, with translation MDADILFKQSIEDKEGFWKEQAKEIQWFEFPEQILSHDSNNYPQWFSDGKLNMCYLCIDKHIEEGFGEQTAIIYDSPVTNQKKTYTFNQAKEEISKFAGGLISLGLQKGDTAVIYMPMIPQTLFAMLACARIGVIHNVVFGGFAPHELVVRIDDCKPKALITATAGIEIAKRIPYLPLVEKAIELAQDKVDNIIVYNRKLVNNQHEMFDGLIDYEELVQNSDPADCISVESTHPLYLLYTSGTTGKPKGIARDTGGYATALKFSMKYIYGIEPGETYWAASDFGWAVGHSYSIYGPLINRNTTIIFEGKPIMTPDAGTFWRIISEYKVSAMFTAPTAIRAIKKEDPNGELVKKYDLTHFKKQFLAGERCDVATLDWFAEHIGVPAIDHWWQTESGWPMLGLMTLDDDYTIKRASAGKPIPGYDIKIFDENGFELDPHHEGFLVIKLPLPPGALLGIWNDYERFKSSYLTQYNGYYFSGDGAIKDEDGYIFITGRVDDVINVAGHRLSTSEMEEIVSSHPDVAECAVVGIDDELKGQIPFATVVLKNGSLTTEEEIEKDIIRMVREKIGAVAFLKNAMVVKRLPKTRSGKILRKLIRTLLDGKDFQIPSTIDDEKIIEEIQEKINEYRA
- a CDS encoding response regulator transcription factor, whose amino-acid sequence is MRKIIIADDEHKILMSLEYSFKKNGYDVYIARDGTEVLDFVKTMVPDVILLDIMMPNLDGYSTLEAIKKEERLKDTKVIFLSAKNNPKDIEKGLKMGADAYVTKPYSIKKLIQQIEEMFE